The following coding sequences lie in one Haladaptatus sp. DJG-WS-42 genomic window:
- the hisI gene encoding phosphoribosyl-AMP cyclohydrolase, whose amino-acid sequence MIDLAFDDNELLPAIAQDDDTGEVLMLAYVTEEAVAKTDETGLAHYYSRSRDELWKKGGTSGHVQHVSEIRVDCDGDTLLYLVQQDGGGACHTGYKSCFYRTLSGEVVGEKAFDPDEVY is encoded by the coding sequence ATGATTGACCTCGCGTTCGACGACAACGAGTTGCTCCCCGCCATCGCGCAGGACGACGACACCGGCGAGGTGCTGATGCTCGCCTACGTCACCGAAGAAGCTGTCGCCAAAACCGACGAAACCGGGCTCGCCCACTACTACTCGCGCTCTCGCGACGAACTCTGGAAGAAGGGGGGAACCAGCGGGCACGTCCAGCACGTCTCCGAGATTCGCGTCGATTGTGACGGCGACACGCTGCTCTACCTCGTCCAGCAAGACGGCGGCGGGGCGTGCCACACGGGCTACAAATCCTGTTTTTACCGCACGCTCTCGGGTGAGGTGGTCGGCGAAAAGGCGTTCGACCCGGACGAGGTTTACTGA